In Anthocerotibacter panamensis C109, the sequence ATGAAGCCTTTCTCGTTCGAAATTCTAGTAATGTCTCTTTCCGTGTAGAAGTTGATGGTGGTGGCTTCGAAACAGATTATGATGGAATTTATTTAAATAACTGCGTTCATTGCGTAGTTGATAAGTCAGTGATTCATAATATTTCACATCTCTCTTCCAATAATAGACATGAGGGACATGGTATAGCAGTCTATGCATCGAAGGAAACGAAAATAACTAACAACTTTATTGAGCATAATGGTGGTAATGGAGTCTACATTGGCTCAGCTAACAGCACCTTGATTTCCTCTAACAATATCAATAATAATGGCTTGAGTGGAATACAAATAAATTTCAATATAAATAATTCGCCTACAAAGTACTTCACTATTGAGAAAAACTTCATTAATGACAATCTTGCTGATGGGGTTGATTGCAATAATACGACTTCGCCCTACCATGTCTATGGAAAGGTAATTGGTAATCACTTTAACCGAAATGGTTGGCTTAGCAACAAACCAACTAAAGACGGTAGTGGTGTGGGTACCTACATTAATATTAAAGATATAGAGGTTGTGGAGAATATCTCTGAGGATAGTGCTCAAACAGGTGCTTACTTCTCTGGAAGTTCCAACTTTTTATTAGCCAGAAATACAATTAGCAAATCTCCACTATCTTTAGGAAATGGAATATATATTGAGAATTCTCAGCAAGGATTAATAATCGATAATAGTATTACTTGGGGTTTAGGAATGGAAACTTTTAAGATCTTTGGCTTCACTAAGGATATAAGGGTCGAGAGCAATACAATTTATGGAGAGCTTGTGATAGTAGCTTCTTCAAATCAATCCCTAAGTCATACCAACCTTTACTTTCTCAATAATAAGTACACTTCTAACATGCCTTTCTCCAGTCCTTATGCAACTTTTTCTAATAACACACCCAGTCAAAATCAATGAAAAAAAATTTACTTATTAATGCTTCTAGGGTTGGACGTAATACGACGGGTGTAGCCTCTTTTACTCAATGTTTTATAGAGCAATGTATCAAATCTTTTAAGCATATTGATTTATTCCTTTCAGCCGGGCAAGAAAATATTTATTCCGTTCCTGCTCTTATTGCTCCTAAATGGTTTTCAATTTCCAAGGTTTCATCAAGGCTTCGTCCTATTTTTTGGCTAATTTATGCTACACCTATATTACTTAAGGGAAAAAGGAATGTTCTTTCAACTACTCACCATGTTGTTCCTTATCTCAAGCATCAAGTCATAACAATTCATGATATGAGACTTTATTTTCTACCTGATACCTATCTTCAAAAATTTTATTTTCACAACTTTCTTCCTTTTTTTATCTTGAGCCTAGATGGAATTTTAACTGTTTCGGAAACATCAAAAATAATGATAAGTAAAATTTATAATTACCCCTTAGATAAAATTTACGTTGTTCCTAATTCTCTCGATGTTTCTAGATTCTATCCGAGGCGATCAGATAATCTTAGCACTCATACTTTTCCCTATTTTTTAATCGTAGGTGCTAGCTGGCATCACAAAAATGCTCACGAGTTTCTAGAGCACTCAGACTTGTGGTCTGATCAATATAGACTCAAGATTATTGCATCTCCTGGTCCCTATAAAGATAGTCTAAGACATTTAGTGAATAGGAAAAGAATAGATCACAAAGTTGATTTTCTTTCAAGACTTGAAGAGGAAGGGCTTCTAGTCCTCTACCAGCAGGCTTCAGCTCTGATTTACCCTTCAATTATGGAAGGTTTTGGTATCCCCCCTCTTGAGGCTATGGCTTGTGGTGTACCAACTATTGTCTCGAACATTGATGTTTTCAGGGAGGTTTATGGAAATTCATCCATCTACGTAGAGTTGGGAAGCCGCAAGAGCTGGGTTCAGGCTCTTGACACTCTAAAAGACTCTAAACTTGTTGCAGAGAAAATAAAACTTGGATTTCTTAAAGTTCAGGAGTATTCTAAAGAGCGAATGCAAAGAGAAGTTGTGAGAGCAATACGAAGTATATGGCCAGAGATCGAGCTAAAGTCGCAAAATACAAACCCTACAAGCTATCTATATGATCAGTAGCTCATAGATAACCTCATTCTCTAAAAATTTTGCGGGGAAAGAACCTGATCAAAATCCTCTATTAAATGGTGTGCTGATGACACTTGCTATTATAATCCCTACCCTCAGAGCAGAGCAGGATCTGCAAAGGACTTTACCCTGTATTAGTAAAGTTGTTGACGTAGCGTTAATATGGACAGTTGATTCGTCTTCTGAAGATGGCACCTTAAGCATCTGCAAAAGTTATGGAGTTAATACTTATGTGATTAAACGTGCCGACTTCAACCATGGCGGAACTCGTAACCTTGCCCGTTCCCTTGTCCAGGCTGATATCTTAGTTTACATGACTCAGGATGCCGTCCCAGCCTCAGAGGATTTTATTGAAAAGCTGCTTATTCCTTTCCAAGACCCGCAGGTAGCTATTGTTTATGGTCGTCAGCTTCCCCACCCAGGAGCTGGTCCTCTAGAGGCATTCCCCCGACTCTTTAACTACCCTGATCATAGTTTCGTTAAAAGTAAAGCAGACCTTCCACGTCTAGGTATCAAGACGTTCTTCTGCTCAGACTCGTTTTGTGCCTACCGAGCTACAGCCTGGGATGCTGTAGGGGGCTTTCCCGAACACACGTTGACATGGGAGGATCAACATATTGCCGCCCGATTGATCGCGAAAGGATACAAAATTGCCTATGCTGCTGATGCCCAAGTTTATCATTCCCACAGCTATACTTTAAAACAGGAATTTCAACGCTATTTTGATACGGGCGCATTTTTGAATGGAGAGCGCTGGATGCAGGAATTAGCCGGAGGAGCAGAGGGTGAGGGCTTACGCTTTCTCAAGGCGCAGATAAAGTATTTACAGAATACAGGCAAAACCAGCCTAATACCCTATGCTCTACTAGCTACAGCAGTCAAATATGCAGGTTACCGGGTTGGACAATTAGAACCCTATCTGCCACGTTCTTGGAAGCGTCGGTTGAGCCAACAAAGTTATTTCTGGTGAGCAGAATCTCTTGGCAATCTCTACTAAGGCAAAACTTTGTATACTACACGCTTCACACGCTTTATTCCTGTGCATGACGCGTTGCTGAGTGAGATCAGGTCCTGCATATCCATCTTGCATCACAGCCCCAGCGGAAAATTTTAGCAAGGGGGTATCGATACAGGCTACCCTAAAGGGTGCCAGTAGGTTGACTAGCCTCGAAATACGTAAACTCAGCACCTTACGCAAGAGGTGGCAACAACTTTGGGCATAAATGAACCTTGCAGCTAATTAGGTTGTCCATTTTATTGGAGAGAAGGGGCTAGTGGTGAGGAGTGTGACAGAGGCTGCTTTCGTGAAAAATAGCTGCGTCATTTTTGGGGGTTCTGGATTTATTGGGACCCATCTGACTGAGTACATTCTGGAATTTAATCTCCATGAGCGGGTCTATATTTTAGATTTGGTCCGGCCCCGGATAGACGACCCGCGGGTAGTCTATCAGTACTGTGATGTGCGCCAGTCCATTGAACTGATGGTTGAGAACTGTTCTGTAGTTTACAATCTGGCTGCCCTGAGTAAAGAACCGGGCTATGCCTATTCCGAGTACTTCGACACCAACTATACTGGGGCAGTCCACGTTTGTGCTTTCGCCAAGCGTTTGGGCATTGCGAAACTTATTTTCACGAGCACCATGATGGTTTTTCGGCCCTCAGACGAGAAGATGACTGAGGACAGCCCCACCTACCCTGATACTGCCTACGGAATTTCCAAGCTCCTGGCGGAAAAAGTCCACGAACAGTGGCAGTGTGCAGGGGCGGGGCGGGTTCTGAAAATCGTCCGACCTGCGGTAGTCTTTGGTAAGTATGAAGGCGGTAATTACACCCGTTTGTACCGCACCCTCAAACGCAACTTTTTTTTCTACATCGGACGTAAAACTACGGTCAAGTCCAGTATCTATGTCCGCGACCTAGTTCGTTTCCTGGTCTGGTGTGCCAAAGAACCAACCTCTAAGTCCCTCTATAATTTTGCCTACCCCGAACCATTGACGATTCAGCGCATTGTAGAAGCGCTCTGTACGGTCATGGACCTCAGGCAACCGTTCCTGGTCATCCCCTTCAAGCTGGCACTGTGCTTGGGGTATGGGCTGGAGCTTTTAAGCAATTTAGGGTTGGTAAAGTCAGGGATCCACCACCGCCGTATCGAGAAACTGTACTACTCTACACACATCGTCCCACTCCATTGTCTGCAAACTGATTTCACCTTTGCCTATACCCTGGAGAGCGCCCTTGCCGATTGGCGACATCAATGTGGTGGTAGGGAACTATATTAAAGTCTGTCCCCCGCACCCTGCATATGAAAAAAGCACTCATCACGGGCATTGGGGGCCAAGACGGGGCCTATTTGGCTCGTCTGCTCTTGGCTAAAGGTTACGAAGTTCATGGCACCTCGCGGGATGCAGAGACCGCCTCCTTTACCGGGCTGAACCGTCTGGGTATCCGGGATAAAGTCCAAGTACATTCGATGGCGCTCAATGACTTTCGCAGTGCGATCCAAATCGTCGCGAATACCGCACCCGACGAGATCTACAATCTGGCGGGCCAAAGTTCGGTCGGGCTCTCGTTCGAACAACCCGTGGAAACCCTGGAGAGTATCAGCGTCGGCACGCTCAATTTGCTGGAGGTGATCCGCTTTTTGGGCAAGCCGATCCGTTTTTACAGCGCAGGTTCGAGTGAGTGCTTTGGCGATACAGGGGGGAGATCCGCCGACGAAGAAACGCCCTTTCGTCCCCGTTCGCCCTATGCGGTAGCTAAGTCGGCAGCCTTCTGGCAAGTAGCCAACTACCGTGAAGCCTATGGTCTCTTCGCCTGCTCGGGAATCCTTTTCAATCATGAATCGCCCCTCAGACCCCGGCGATTTGTCACCCAAAAAATTGTCTCTACCGTCTGTCGCATTGCTCAGGGCAGCCAGGAGCAGCTAAATCTGGGCGATATCACCATCCGCCGGGATTGGGGTTGGGCTCCAGAGTACGTCGAGGCGATGTGGCTGATGCTCCAGCAACAGCACCCCCATGACTTTGTGATTGCCACTGGGGTACACTATAGCCTGCAAGAATTTATCGAACAGGTGTTTGCTGGTTTAAATCTGGATTGGCGCGAGCATGTGGTCCTCAACCAAAAATTGTTGCGCCCCACCGATATTGCCATCAGCGTGGGCAATCCCCGCAAAGCCCGTGAGATCTTAGGTTGGGAGGCACAAGCAAAGATGAAAGAAGTGGTGCACATGATGCTACAGGCAGAAACTTCAGGTACCCTGGTTCATAATCCATCGTCCTAACCCCCCAGGAGCAGTCATGAAACGAGCGCTGATTACCGGTATTACAGGACAAGACGGTTCCTATCTGACGGAACTCTTACTCGGTAAAGGCTATGAGGTCCATGGCATTACCCGCCGCTCCAGTACTTTTAACACCGACCGGGTAGACCATCTCTACCGCGATCCCCATGACCCGGACGCCCGCATGTTCTTTCACTATGGGGACCTGGCCGACGGCACCGGGCTGAGGTCGATTTTGGAAAAAGTCCAACCTGACGAGGTTTATAATCTGGCGGCTCAATCGCATGTGGCGGTCTCGTTTCAGCAGCCGGAGTACACGGTGGATGTGGATGGCGTGGGCGTCTTGCGTCTGCTAGATGCCATCCGCGACTACGTCAAGCGCACGGGCAACGACCTGCGTTTTTATCAAGCCGGGACCTCCGAGATGTTTGGAGCTTCACCGCCCCCACAGTCGGAGACCACGCCCTTTTACCCGCGCTCCCCCTACGCTGCGGCCAAGGTCTACGCCTACTGGCAGACGGTCAACTACCGGGAAGCTTACGGCCTCTATGCCTCCAATGGCATTCTCTTTAATCACGAGTCTGAGCGCCGGGGCGAGACTTTTGTCACCCGCAAGATCACTCGGGCAGCGGCGCGTATCAAACTGGGCATCCAGAACAAGCTCTACCTGGGAAATCTCGACGCCAAGCGCGACTGGGGCCATGCTCAGGACTACGTTGAGGCGATGTGGCTGATGCTCCAGCAGGATGAACCCGGAGACTACGTAGTAGCGACCGGCGAATCCTACTCCGTGCGGGAATTCGTTGAGCGGGTCTTCACCCGCTTGGACCTCGACTGGCAGCAGTACGTAAAAATTGACCCGAGGTACTTCCGGCCTACGGAAGTGGAGTACCTGTGGGGAGACCCGACTAAGGCCAAAATCAAATTAGGCTGGAAGCCCAAAGTCACTATCGATGAATTGGTGCAGCGGATGGTAGACCACGACCTAGAGCTAGCGCAGCAGGAGCGGACGCTCAAGGACGCTGGCTATGTCGTGGCTCTACGCGGGATCGCCAATGACTAGCAGAGTCTCGTCTCTGAAAAGTTTCACAGAGGGCAAGATGGATGGAGATGGATAGAGCCGCTCGGGTCTATCTAGCGGGGCATCGGGGATTGGTCGGAGGTGCGCTCCTCAGCAAACTCCAAAGCCTGGGGTATGCCAACATCCTCACACGTACCCATACCGAGTTGGATCTGTGCGACCAAGCGCAGGTCCAACAATTTTTTGCAGAAAATCGCCCCGAGTATGTATTTCTAGCGGCGGCCCGAGTGGGTGGGATTTTGGCTAATAGCACCTATCCGGCGCAGTTCATCTATGACAATCTGATGATTGCCGCCAACGTCATTCATGCGTCCCACGTTTTTGGGGTCAAAAAGCTGCTCAACCTGGGCAGCAGTTGTATCTATCCGCGCCTTGCCCCGCAACCGCTCAAGGAGGAGTACCTCCTCACTGGCCCGCTGGAAGATACCAACCGGGCCTACGCTGTGGCTAAGATAGCTGCTATCGAACTATGCGACCACTACCGTACTCAGTATGGGTCGGATTTTATCTCGGCGATGCCCACCAATCTCTATGGCCCCGGAGATAATTTTGACCTCGCCAGTAGCCATGTGCTCCCAGCCTTACTGCGTAAAATGGTGGAGGCCAAAACCAACCACCAATCGGAGGTCGTGATCTGGGGGAGCGGTACGCCCCGGCGAGAGTTTCTCTATGTAGAAGACCTCGCGGACGCCTGTATTTTTTTGATGGATCATTTTTCTGAACCTGGACCCATTAATATCGGGACGGGAGGAGACTTAAGTATCCGCGAACTGGCTCTTATGATTAAAGACATTGTGGGTTATTCCGGGGCATTAGTTTTTGATGCGAGTAAGCCCGATGGGACGCCGCGCAAACTCATGGATATCTCACGGCTGAGACAGGCAGGTTGGCAAGCTCATGTCGTCCTCCCTGAGGGAATTCAACGAACCCTTGCTTGGTACCTGGTTCACCAATAGAGCGCTGGAGTCCCATTGAATTGACCCCGCCCCGTAGAATCACGGTATTGTCCAGGTTGATCTCATTTCCATAAGGCGTTAGGCTGCTTCAAGGAAAAATATTGGGATCATACTTTCTAGCACGGCTTGAGTATGTTCCTCTTAATACACTCAATCCAACTCGCTTGCACATGCTTAAAGAACCCCCCTTAACCCTGTGATGCCGTATACCCCTTCTGTGGCTAGCCCAACCGACTTGCGTGCTCCCGTCATTACCAAGCTGCGCCAGGGGATCGGTGTTGGCTCCTTGCGCGTCGTTGTCCTGGTCGGCCTTGATACGCTGCTGATCTCCCTAGCTTGGAGCCTTGCTCAGGTGTGGGGGACGCCTGTCATGCCCCTCCAACTTTGGAATGTCAATCAGAAGCCTGGATTACTGCTACCCATTTTGCTCGTGACCCTTGGCTTGGTGGCAGCTTCGGGCTTTTATGGCAACGACACCAAACGCCGAGACCTCTGGGGTCTGATCAAAGTGCTCACCCTGGGTCAGGCGGTACTTTTGCTGGTCGCCTTCCTCTACCAACCTGGTCTACTGGTTATTTCTCGATCAAGTTTTATCCTCTCCTGGTTGTTGACGCTGATTCTGGTCTGTAGTGGTCGGATGGTCGTAGACTTGCTCATCCGTTATCTGCGTCGCCAAGGGGCTGCTCGCTGGCCTATCTTTCTCATCGGCCATCCTGAAGACACCCAGCGTGCTTGCAAGCTGCTTGCTACCCAGGAACGTTATAAGGTGCTCGGTCAGACCGATTTAGCGACTGCCTCCAACACCGAATGGAGCGCCACCCTCGAACATATCCGGCAGTTGGGCGTCAGCGAAGTCTTCGTCTGCTCCTGGCAAGCACTCCCCGAACCCATGTTTGTCTACTGGGACCTCCAGCGCTCCGGCATCCGCCTGCGCGTCCTACCCATGGGCCTCGAACTCCCCCGCCGCCGCGCCGAGGTCAAAATGTTGGGCTCCTTGCCCACCATCCAATTCGCCCTGCCCTCTATCATCGGCTCCGACTTCTGGCTCAAGCGCGGCTTCGATCTGGTCGTCGCCTCCTTGATTCTGCTCGTGCTCGGCCCGCTCTACTGCGCCATTGCCCTGTGGATCAAGCGCGACTCCCCTGGACCAGTCTTCTATCGCCAGACACGCATTGGGCTCAAGGGCCAACCCTTCAAGGTCTGGAAGTTCCGCACGATGGTCTGTGATGCCGAAGCCCTGCAAAAAGAACTGGAGGCCAGCAATGAGATGAAAGACGGGGTGCTCTTCAAAATGAAGGAGGACCCACGCATCACGGGCATTGGTAAATTCCTAAGGCGCTACAGTCTGGACGAATTGCCGCAGGTCTTTAATGTGCTCGCTGGGGAGATGAGTTTGGTGGGGCCACGCCCGTTCCCGATGCGCGATGTGGAGCGCTTCAGCACCCATCACTTCATCCGGCAGGAGGTCTTGCCGGGGATCACAGGGCTGTGGCAGGTGTCGGGTCGGTCGGACATAGTGGACTTTGAGGATGTGGTGCGGCTGGATGTGGCGTATATCCAGAACTGGTCGCTGGCTTTGGATTTCGAGATCCTGCTCCAGACCATCAAAGTCGTCCTGGCGAAACAGGGGGCCTACTAAAGGCAGTCATCTTCCTTTAAGCTGGTCGTACCTGTTTTTTAGTCCTTGTATTTTTGTGCAGTGAACCCCATGAACCCTACCTTTTACCTTTGGTCATCTATATCCAGAGCCAGCCTCCTGGCTCTAGCCGTTCTTATGGGCGGCATGGTCGAGGCCCAAACTGCGACGCCTGTCAGTCTACCTCCCTTGCGGCCCCTTCCTAGCCCGCCTCCGCAGCCTTCGTTTCAGACCCTACCCCTCCAGCAACCGAGCCCACCACTCCAGATTGATAATGCCCAATCCTCCCTCCAGGACCAGCGCAACAACGATCCGACAACCAACAGCCGCGGGAATGCGAGCAATCCTAAACCCAAAGAAGCTCCGGTCCGAGAACGTAATGAATTCCAGGACCTGGTCACCTCTTCGCTGAACCAGGAATTGCCGATGTTCGGGTACAACCTGTTCACGGATACCCCTTCGACTTTCGCCCCTGTGGACCAAGTCCCGGCCCCTGCCGACTATATTCTTGGCCCTGGGGATGAAATCCTGCTCAGAGGTTGGGGGCAGATCGATGTTAACTTCAGCGCCGTCATCGACCGCAGTGGCAATTTCTATGTGCCGAAAGTAGGAAATGTCAGCGTTGCAGGACTTAAGTTCCGAGACCTCCAAGGCGTCCTCAAAACCGCCATTGGCCGCAATTTCCGAAATTTTGAGATCAGTACAAGTCTGGGACAGCTACGAACCATTCCGGTCTTTGTGGTCGGGCAAGCCGCGCAACCTGGGCGGTATACGGTGAGTTCCCTGAGTACCCTCGTCAGTGCTATTTTTGCCGCTGGTGGCCCCACGACAAAAGGATCGATGCGCAGCGTCCAGCTCAAGCGCAATGGTCGGGTGATCACAGATTTTGATATGTATGACCTGCTTTTGCGCGGGGATAAATCTAAAGATGTCAACCTCCAACCAGGGGATGTCATCTATTTCCGGCCCATTGGTCCCCTTGCGGCGGTGAGCGGGAGCGTTAATAACCCAGCTATCTTTGAACTCAAGCTGAGCGCTAGCCGGTCCCGTCCCTTTACGCTCCAGGACACCTTGGTGGACGGTAGAGGCTCAGCACGCCTAGGCGTCCAGGCCAGCCAGAGCAAGAGTCAGGCTACCCTGCGCGACCTGCTAGGACTGGCTGGGGGCTTGGGTACGACAGCTTCTGGGCAGCGTGCGGCGGTCGAACGTATTGCTGATCGAGCCCTGCGGCGAGTAGATGAATTTCCGCTGGACAACGACGGACTACAACGGGTGATCCAAGACGGCGATCTGATCACCATCCAGCCCGTTTCCTTGCGTTTTGAGAATGCCATTACGCTCAAGGGCAATGTAGAAAAGCCGTCGCGCTATTCCTATCACCCAGGGATGCGTATCAGTGATGTCATCACCAGCGAACGGATGCTCGTTCCGCGCTCCTATTACCTGGGCAAAAATCAGTTGACGCTACAGCCTAAAGAAACCCTGGCGCTGCAACTAGACAGTTCATCCGGGAGTTCTACGCCAGCGTCTGAGGATCTGCCTGCCTCACAGACAGACATCCGACCTGCACGATCCGAAGTCAATTGGGATTACGCAGTTATTGAGCGCCAACAGAAATCAGACCTCTCCACAAAACTGCTGGCCTTTAACCTTGGACTGGCTGTGCGCCAGCGCGACCCCGACCAAAATCTCCCCCTAGAACCTGGCGATGTCATCACGGTCTTCTCTAAGGACGATATCCAAGTCCCGAAGGCCAAACAGACTGTCTTTGTCTCGTTGACGGGTGAGTTTAATGCCCCTGGAGTTTATCAAGCACTCCCCAACGAAACCCTGCGCCACCTCATCTCCCGGATCGGGGGGGTCACGAGCAATGCCTACCTCTATGGAGCCAGCCTCACGCGCGTCTCTGTTCGTCAGTCCCAGCAGCGCAATCTGAACGAGGCGCTGAATCGCCTGGAGAGCGAGGTGACGACCAATGCCACGCTAGGGGCCAAGCGCAATGAGCAGCCTGAAGCCTTTGCAGCCCGCGTCAAGGGTCAACAAGAACTGGTCGCCCGACTCCGTCAGGTCAAGGCCAAGGGTCGGCTAGTCCTCGACCTTGAACCGGAGCGCAATCGCCTGGAAGACCTCCCGGACATCCCCCTTGAGGATGGCGATAATTTTTATGTTCCTCCTCAGCTCGGTGTCGTCAGCGTGTTTGGTCAGGTCTACAACCAAAATACCTTCATCTACAAACCGGGCGAAACCGTCAATTACTATCTGAATAAGGCCGGGGGCATCACCCGGAACGCCGATGGTGGCAGTGCCTATGTCTTGCGGGCCGATGGTTCGGTCTTGAGTAGGCAGCAAGTCAGTGGCGGGGGGCTGTTTGGCGGCGGCGGGAATTTTGAAGCGACCCGACTCATGCCTGGAGATACGCTGGTCATTCCTGAGGAACTCAATCGCGCCGATACCGTCGCAGATCTCAAAGATGTGGCCCAGATCATCTTCCAGTTTGCGGTGGCCGCGAGTGTTGTGTTGCGTTAGTCTTTTGTCTCCCGTAGGTAAGCTGCCATGAAAAACCTCACCCAGAGCCAGACCCCGGCCTTAATCGAAGAGGAAGAAGGGTCTGGCATCAGTCTGCTCGACCTTTTCATCGTCCTGGCCTACCACAAAAAGGCTATCCTCCTCGCGACGCTAGGGAGTGTCATTCTGGCCTTGGGCTTGAGTTTCCTCCTCCCGGACACCTATACCGCTGAGACCACCATCCTCCCGCCACCCAAAAAAGCCGCTGGGGCTTCGGCTTTGTTAGGTAGTTTGGGGGGGCTGGGCGACCTCTCTGGTTCTTTGGGCCTCAATGACCAGAGCAAGCTCTACGTGGGGATGCTCACCAGTCGGACGGTGGCAGACCGTTTGATTGAGCGCTTTAAGCTCAAGGTGGTTTGGGACATGAAAACCTTGGCAGATACCCGCAAGGCTCTAGAGTCCTCAACCACCATCACAGCGGGCAAGGACAGCATCATTGCCATCGAAGTCGAAGACAAAGACCCCCAACGCGTGGCTCAATTGGCTAATGGTTATGTTGAGGAGTTGTACAAACTCACCCAGACCTTGGCGGTGACTGAAGCCTCCCAACGCAGGCTCTTTTTTGAGAAACAGCTCAAGATCGCCAAAGAAGGACTCGCTAACGCCGAAGTCGCGCTCAAAAAGACCCAAGAGAAAACGGGCCTAATCGAGATTGACAACCAAGCCCGCGTCATCCTAGAAGCCATTGCCACGCTCCGGGCCCAGGTAGCAGCCAAAGAGGTAGAGCTAGGAGCCATGCGAACCGCAACCACCACCCAAAACCCCGACTACATCCGCGTCCAGGAAGAGCTTAAAGGACTCAAGGCCCAACAGATCAAGTTGGAGCAGAGCCAGAACAAGCGTGGCGATATTTTTGTGGCTTCTGGGAAAGTCCCCGAAGCGAGCCTGGAATATCTACGGGCGGTGCGGGATGTGAAGTACTATGAAAAGATTTTTGAGTTTACTGCTCAACAGTTTGAAGTAGCCAAGATTGATGAAGCGCGGGATTCTTCGCTGGTCCAAGTTCTTGATCAGGCGATTCCTCCTGAGAAAAAATCCGGCCCCAAGCGCTTGCAGATTACCCTTGTCGTAGGGCTCGTGGCGCTTATTCTGAGTGTGTTCTGGGCCTTTGCCAACAGCGCCTATCAACAGATGCAAGCCAATCCAGAACAAGCCCTGCGCCTCCAGGAATTGCGCGGCCTACTCTGGGGCTCCAAAAGGGGTCGTTCGTGAACAGGGTGTGTGCACGTCCAATCCGTAATACACTGAAACAAAAGACGTGCCGGCATTTAGGGGATACCAATGGTTAGCATCCGACCCGACGAAATCAGCAGCATTATCAAGGATCAAATCGCCCAGTATAACCAGGACCTCCAGGTTGCCAATGTGGGTACTGTTTTGGAGGTCGGGGACGGCATCGCACGTATCTATGGCCTAGAGAAAGCCATGGCCCAAGAACTGCTCGAGTTTGAGGACGGCACGATTGGAATCGCCCTCAACCTTGAAGAAGACAATGTCGGAGCCGTTTTGCTTGGGGATGGGCGCAAGATTCGAGAAGGTTCTCAGGTCAAAGCCACCGGGCGCATCGCGGAAGTCCCCACTGGAGAGAGTCTGGTTGGTCGTGTGGTCAATGCTCTAGGGATTCCTATGGATGGCAAAGGTCCCCTCAGCGGCATCACCCCCCAACTGCTGGAGGCCATGGCCCCAGGCATCATCAAGCGCAAATCGGTCTGCGAACCCCTACAAACTGGAATCACCGCCATCGACGCTATGATCCCCATCGGGCGGGGTCAGCGTGAACTGATTATCGGCGACCGTCAGACGGGTAAAACTACCGTCGCCATTGACACCATTCTCAACCAGAAAGGCTCTGGGGTCATCTGCATCTATGTCGCCATCGGTCAGAAAGCCTCGACCGTGGCCCAAATTTACGGCACCCTCCAGGCGAAAGGTGCGATGGACTACACGATTATCGTGTCCGCCAACGCCTCCGACCCCGCCGCCCTCCAGTTCCTTGCGCCCTATGCTGGAGCGGCTATGGGCGAGTACTTCATGTACAAAGGGCAAGCGGTCCTCATCATCTATGACGACCTCTCCAAGCAAGCCGCAGCCTACCGGCAGATGTCTTTGTTGCTACGCCGTCCGCCGGGGCGAGAAGCCTATCCAGGCGATGTATTCTACCTGCACTCGCGGCTTCTTGAGCGGGCAGCCAAGCTCTCCGATGCTCTGGGCGGGGGTTCGATGACAGCCCTACCTATTATCGAGACCCAGGCTGGAGATGTCTCTGCCTATATTCCGACGAACGTCATCTCGATCACAGACGGTCAGATCTTCTTGGAGTCGGACCTCTTCAACTCTGGAGTCCGTCCTGCCATCAACGCCGGGATCTCAGTC encodes:
- a CDS encoding polysaccharide biosynthesis/export family protein, with the protein product MNPTFYLWSSISRASLLALAVLMGGMVEAQTATPVSLPPLRPLPSPPPQPSFQTLPLQQPSPPLQIDNAQSSLQDQRNNDPTTNSRGNASNPKPKEAPVRERNEFQDLVTSSLNQELPMFGYNLFTDTPSTFAPVDQVPAPADYILGPGDEILLRGWGQIDVNFSAVIDRSGNFYVPKVGNVSVAGLKFRDLQGVLKTAIGRNFRNFEISTSLGQLRTIPVFVVGQAAQPGRYTVSSLSTLVSAIFAAGGPTTKGSMRSVQLKRNGRVITDFDMYDLLLRGDKSKDVNLQPGDVIYFRPIGPLAAVSGSVNNPAIFELKLSASRSRPFTLQDTLVDGRGSARLGVQASQSKSQATLRDLLGLAGGLGTTASGQRAAVERIADRALRRVDEFPLDNDGLQRVIQDGDLITIQPVSLRFENAITLKGNVEKPSRYSYHPGMRISDVITSERMLVPRSYYLGKNQLTLQPKETLALQLDSSSGSSTPASEDLPASQTDIRPARSEVNWDYAVIERQQKSDLSTKLLAFNLGLAVRQRDPDQNLPLEPGDVITVFSKDDIQVPKAKQTVFVSLTGEFNAPGVYQALPNETLRHLISRIGGVTSNAYLYGASLTRVSVRQSQQRNLNEALNRLESEVTTNATLGAKRNEQPEAFAARVKGQQELVARLRQVKAKGRLVLDLEPERNRLEDLPDIPLEDGDNFYVPPQLGVVSVFGQVYNQNTFIYKPGETVNYYLNKAGGITRNADGGSAYVLRADGSVLSRQQVSGGGLFGGGGNFEATRLMPGDTLVIPEELNRADTVADLKDVAQIIFQFAVAASVVLR
- the gmd gene encoding GDP-mannose 4,6-dehydratase; translated protein: MKRALITGITGQDGSYLTELLLGKGYEVHGITRRSSTFNTDRVDHLYRDPHDPDARMFFHYGDLADGTGLRSILEKVQPDEVYNLAAQSHVAVSFQQPEYTVDVDGVGVLRLLDAIRDYVKRTGNDLRFYQAGTSEMFGASPPPQSETTPFYPRSPYAAAKVYAYWQTVNYREAYGLYASNGILFNHESERRGETFVTRKITRAAARIKLGIQNKLYLGNLDAKRDWGHAQDYVEAMWLMLQQDEPGDYVVATGESYSVREFVERVFTRLDLDWQQYVKIDPRYFRPTEVEYLWGDPTKAKIKLGWKPKVTIDELVQRMVDHDLELAQQERTLKDAGYVVALRGIAND
- a CDS encoding sugar transferase codes for the protein MPYTPSVASPTDLRAPVITKLRQGIGVGSLRVVVLVGLDTLLISLAWSLAQVWGTPVMPLQLWNVNQKPGLLLPILLVTLGLVAASGFYGNDTKRRDLWGLIKVLTLGQAVLLLVAFLYQPGLLVISRSSFILSWLLTLILVCSGRMVVDLLIRYLRRQGAARWPIFLIGHPEDTQRACKLLATQERYKVLGQTDLATASNTEWSATLEHIRQLGVSEVFVCSWQALPEPMFVYWDLQRSGIRLRVLPMGLELPRRRAEVKMLGSLPTIQFALPSIIGSDFWLKRGFDLVVASLILLVLGPLYCAIALWIKRDSPGPVFYRQTRIGLKGQPFKVWKFRTMVCDAEALQKELEASNEMKDGVLFKMKEDPRITGIGKFLRRYSLDELPQVFNVLAGEMSLVGPRPFPMRDVERFSTHHFIRQEVLPGITGLWQVSGRSDIVDFEDVVRLDVAYIQNWSLALDFEILLQTIKVVLAKQGAY
- a CDS encoding GDP-L-fucose synthase family protein is translated as MDRAARVYLAGHRGLVGGALLSKLQSLGYANILTRTHTELDLCDQAQVQQFFAENRPEYVFLAAARVGGILANSTYPAQFIYDNLMIAANVIHASHVFGVKKLLNLGSSCIYPRLAPQPLKEEYLLTGPLEDTNRAYAVAKIAAIELCDHYRTQYGSDFISAMPTNLYGPGDNFDLASSHVLPALLRKMVEAKTNHQSEVVIWGSGTPRREFLYVEDLADACIFLMDHFSEPGPINIGTGGDLSIRELALMIKDIVGYSGALVFDASKPDGTPRKLMDISRLRQAGWQAHVVLPEGIQRTLAWYLVHQ